From the Primulina tabacum isolate GXHZ01 chromosome 15, ASM2559414v2, whole genome shotgun sequence genome, one window contains:
- the LOC142526002 gene encoding exopolygalacturonase-like: MDSTGLVIFLIYSCLCGWRANIVHGQSNSFKVTDFGGVADGQTDSSKAFVAAWKKACESEEGGMVVVPLGTYLLKGSTTFEGPCKGQTIFNMEGSTLKAFTEPSLEADSWISFYDINGFKMLGNAFRPTSIKFQSVKNGLIQDIHSVDSKMFHIHFHESDNILVNNVVISAPPDSPNTDGIHISYADNITIIDAVIATGDDCISMGPGSTNINITRVLCGPGHGISIGSLGKYNDENDVNQITVRNCTLSNTDNGVRIKTWAPSSSHNSVSDVTVSDIQINYSKNPIIIDQYYCPTSHCVHQGESEVAIKRVKFMGIQGLSASKEAVNIRCSKDQPCQDIEFSGLELTWSGSGQGATATCLNADSKFQGTEQVPSHCS; this comes from the exons ATGGATTCAACTGGTTTAGTTATTTTTCTTATATACTCGTGTTTGTGTGGTTGGAGGGCTAATATTGTTCATGGCCAAAGCAACAGTTTCAAAGTGACAGATTTTGGCGGAGTTGCAGATGGTCAAACGGATAGCAGCAAG GCATTTGTGGCTGCATGGAAGAAAGCTTGTGAAAGTGAAGAAGGAGGCATGGTTGTAGTGCCATTAGGAACCTACTTATTGAAAGGCAGTACCACATTTGAAGGGCCATGCAAAGGCCAAACCATATTCAATATGGAGGGCTCAACCCTAAAGGCTTTTACTGAACCCTCGCTTGAAGCAGATTCTTGGATCTCCTTTTATGACATTAATGGCTTCAAAATGCTTGGGAATG CATTTCGTCCTACT TCGATAAAGTTTCAATCTGTGAAGAATGGCCTAATTCAAGACATACATTCTGTCGATAGCAAAATGTTTCATATCCACTTCCATGAGTCAGATAACATACTCGTGAATAACGTGGTCATATCGGCTCCCCCAGACAGCCCCAACACCGATGGAATCCACATCAGCTATGCCGATAACATAACGATCATCGACGCTGTAATCGCCACCGGAGACGACTGCATATCTATGGGGCCCGGAAGCACGAATATCAACATTACTCGTGTATTGTGCGGGCCAGGCCATGGGATAAGCATCGGAAGCTTAGGCAAATACaatgatgaaaatgatgttAACCAAATCACGGTGAGAAATTGCACTCTCAGCAACACTGATAATGGCGTAAGAATCAAGACATGGGCACCTTCTTCTTCGCATAACTCGGTTTCGGATGTCACAGTTTCGGACATTCAGATCAACTATTCAAAGAATCCCATCATTATAGATCAATATTATTGCCCCACATCACATTGTGTTCATCAGGGGGAGTCGGAGGTGGCGATCAAACGAGTGAAATTCATGGGCATACAAGGGCTGTCCGCTTCTAAGGAAGCAGTTAATATTCGATGCAGCAAGGATCAACCGTGCCAGGATATAGAGTTTAGTGGACTTGAACTCACTTGGAGTGGCAGTGGACAAGGTGCAACTGCGACGTGCTTGAATGCGGATAGCAAGTTTCAAGGGACGGAACAAGTTCCATCACATTGTTCTTGA